Genomic segment of Bubalus kerabau isolate K-KA32 ecotype Philippines breed swamp buffalo chromosome 6, PCC_UOA_SB_1v2, whole genome shotgun sequence:
TTAttggaggaaactgaagctcagcagTATGTGGTATGCCAAGGTTCCATAACTGGTAAGTAATATACAACAATTGAATTTAAAATCCAAATCCTCTACCTGCCTGCTGTGTTTTCTCATCTCTGTTGCCTTCCCAGTATAAGGTGCTCATTGGTGGGCTACCACCTCAACCTTTGCCCTGAACCCTAGAGGTACTCTGGAACTTGGTGAGATGGACTTGGGGTGGGGATTATGTCTTTTATGGTGTTTGGTGAACAATTTGTCACGGGAAATCACTTTGTGCCTTCAGACCACCTCCCCCCATTCCAAAACATCACAGTATGAAATGGCCAATGTTTCAGGCTTAGCTACAGTGGTTTTTAAGTTCTGCCTTCCAGGTATTTTCTGGCCTCACCAACAGAACAAGTTAGCAGTCTTCAGTCCTTCTATTTTTACCTTGTAATGATGACTACTTTGCTGCCAGCTAAGCAGCTGACCCTGTTTTGTCCACAGCCACTCTGCTGGTGCCAGAACAGGCGTGTAAGCTTGACATTGCTAAGACACTAAACATGGTGTAACTCTCAACAGTCACTGTGGTTTCTGGGGATTTCCCTGAATCTCTAGAGGGCTATAAAAAGAGGGAATTAAAAGAGAGTTTTGGTTCTACTGACCACTGATTTTACTCTTTCTAATAATGTTGACTTTCCTCTAGAAAATTCTAGCTTGCTGCTTTGGGCCACGGAGGCACTGGTCAAAGGAAATGCTTTCCCAGAGAGTTCGACGAAAGCTGAGGGAGACTCTGTTGTGCCCAGCTAGCTCCTTTTTAACTGTCTGAAGTTTATTGCTAAGCCGTCTGGCACAGGTCTCATCTCGCTGCTGGGTCTCCACCAAACTCTCCCCTCTAGCTTGCTGTAGCACTAGGCTGTGGTTCTTGCCTAAACTTGACAAATGAGCTCTTTGGGGAAGGTCCCAGGAGGTAGCCTTACCATTGCAAAAGTCATGCACCAAGCCAGAGAGCCCTAGCCTCCTATCATTTCGTCCATAGAGCAAGCAGCCCTTTCACATAGGTATTACCCCAGTGTACAGAGGAGGAACTGGAATCCTAGAGACTCATGTGATTAGTAAGAGGTTAGAATGAGGAACTGAACCCAGATTTGTTGAACTTCCAAACCCATGACCTTAAAACTGCCGGACTGTTTCCCTGCTAGACTCGTCCCCTCATTTTCTGTTCCTGCCTCTGTTTGCCTCTAGGCGGCAGAAGAAGACGACCTACCATACCATGGTGGACCTGAAAGACTTAAAAGGCTACAGCCGGATCGGGAAGCCCATTCTGTGTCCTGCTCACCCTGCAGAGGAGCTGAGGCTGTTCTGCGAGCTCTGCGACCGGCCTGTGTGCCGGGACTGCGTGGTGGGGGAGCACCGGGAGCACCCCTGTGACTTCACTAGCAACGTTATTCACAAGCACGGGGACTCCGTGCGGGAGCTGCTCAGGGGTACCCAGCCCCACGTggaggccctggaggaggcccTGGCACAGATCAAAGGGACCAACAACGCCGTACAGGAGCGGGTGAAGGCCGTAGCAGCCGACATTCGCACCTTCTCCGAGGGCTATATCAAGGCCATCGAGGAGCATCGGGACAAGCTGCTGAAGCAGCTGGAAGACATCCGAGTCCAGAAGGAAAACTCTCTGCAGCTGCAAAAGGCACAACTGGAGCAGCTGCTGGCAGACATGCGGACGGGAGTGGAGTTCACCGAGCACCTGCTGACCAGCGGCTCTGACCTGGAGATCCTCATCaccaagggggtggtggtggaacgGCTCACCAAGCTGAACAAAGTGGAATACAGTGCCCATCCTGGAGTCAACGAGAAGATAAGCTTCTCTCCCAAGGAGAAAGCAGGCCTGTGCCGTGGCTATGAAGTTTACGGGGCCATCAACACCAAAGAGGTCGATCCAGCCAAATGTGTCCTCCAAAGGGAAGGTAGAGCGACATCTCCCATTGGCATGGAAAGGGCAGCGGCAGGACATGGTGTCAAAGACGTGTGGCATTTTCAGCTATGGTCTTCATTCAGCTAGGGAGAGAGTCATACCCATCCAACAGATGGTGATCCCTCCcttgtccttttctttctggtttgTTCTGGTCAGGTTGCACTTAAGATCCCAGACAGGGGTGAGGCTTGACCCTTTTCCAGTTGATAAAAGTAGTAACAACCAAAGAACTCAAGGATCAGACCGCTTCTCTCAGGTGACAGAACCGAGGCAGTGCCGTAAGACATAACAGCATAGACCTCCGAGTAGAGTGAAATCCTGTCTGTTCAGAGAGGATGTTCAGAGAGGATGGTTCTGATGAGAATTTCTGAGGAGTGAGAAAGAAGAGATGATGGTTTGCTTTCTTTGATGCCCTTTCTGGTTCATGGAAGCCAGATACTGGGATTGAAAATAATATGGTAGGCATTTCAGTCAGTAGGGGGAGAAACAATTTCTTTTGACCATGGTGTTCTCTTCCCAAAGGAAGCACGTTATTCAAACATTTCACAGATCAGTTTTAACAGGAAGATTGTATTCTAGAGCCATTCTGACCCAGGCCAGGAATTCTTACCTGCTTGGAGGTCACAGATCCCTTTGAAAATGATCTCACCACCAGAAAACGCCCACTCATTTGAGCATATGATTTCAGGAGATTCTTTGCCCCTCAGAAGGCCTCATAATAGTTTACAGAccccaggttaaaaaaaaaaaaaagcctatttcATCTGTCTTCTGAACCAGAAatggagtgaaagtgttagttgctcagtcatgtctgattctttacgacctcatgactgtagcccaccaggctcctctgtccatgggattctccaggcaagaatactggaatgggtagccattcccttctccaggggatcttcccaacccagggttcaaacccgggtctcctgtattgcaggtagattctttaccatctgagctatcagggaaaccctggaCCAGAGGCTGTAGCTATTGAATATGCCCCCCAGTGCCTAGGCATAGCTACCATGCTATAGAGGACTTCAGGCATGCAGAGCCTAAACTGGTCACGTGTACCTCCTGCCTCTTCTAGCAGGATCTGTCGCTCGGAGAGGGTAGTTTGGGGTTACCAGCCtctctttgggggcttccctggtggctcagactgtaaagggtctgcctgcaatgtggaagacctggatttgatccctgggttgggaagatcccctggaggaaggcatggcaacccgctccagtattcttgcctggagaatccccatggacagaggagcctggtgggctacaatccatggggttgcaaagagttggacacgactaagcaactaagcacaacacagcacagcctCTCTTTTATTCTCTGAATACATACGTCAAGCCTGAGTTTTTTCAAAGCTTTCTTAAGGCTGAAATTAAGCTCCAGGATCCTTTACAATCCAAGAGCTGCTGCTGGCTGAGAGAGAACCAGGTTCACCAGAAGTGACTCCCAAGAAGTATGCTCCAGGAAAcagacaggaagaaaaaagaaagggaggaaaccAGAAACACGACCTTTTGTActaaacagaaaaagcaagatgGTGTCTGATCTGGGGATGCGGTCACTACATTGGCCTTTGAGATTGAGGACTGAGTGTTTATCTTCCACAGATCTTCACAAAGCCCGTGAGAAACAGCCAGCCTCTTTCATCGTGCTTTGTAAGGATGCAACAGGAGAGAGCATGGGCAGGGGAGGAGACAACGTTCAAGTCACAGTAATCCCTAACGATAAGAAAGACAGGTTTGTATCATGCACCCAGGCATCACGGACCTGGAAATCCAAGGTTCTTTGCAGTCATGGGGCTGCAACTCCAGCAGTTCAGCCTACCTCCCCATGATGCCATTAAGAAGTGCCATAGGACCATGTGGACCACATGCAATTCCTGTGTGGGTTTTAGGCGCGTATTTGATTCTCTCCCAAAGGTCTCATCTGCCCCCACAGACTGTCTTTATCCCAAGCTTTGAATAGACGGCAAAATATTCTGTGTTAGACTGAATGGTGCCCTTCTCAAAGTTCAGCCCCATGTTTACTATTGTGCTGGGAGCGAGTTATAAGCAAAGTCTTCAGGattggaggatggaggagggaggaagaagagcaGGAGGTAAAACAGAAGCTGATTAGAGAGAACACTGATGTTTTCAGGAATTCTTCTGAATGTCAGATTAAATGAGGATTGATGTTACCTTCTGTTGTAAAGTTACTTTCTGAGACATAGAGAAGACATGTCCTGCTTGGGggacatttaaaattaatattggcTGTATGGTATAGAGTTTACATCCTGAATCAGCAGGCAGCTGAAGCAGGCTTTGTGAGAATGAGTGGTATTTTTGAACTCCCGTTTCTATGCAGTCCCGTCAAAACGATGGTGCATGATAACAAGGATGGGACATACTACGTTTCCTATACGCCCAAGGAGCCTGGCACCTATACTGTGTTGGTCTGTGTCAAGGAGCAGCACGTGCAGGTGAGTGAGGCCTTGCCTTCACTTCCCTGACCTTTCACCccgcctgccccccgccccccagtttTGTCATCTTAGAATGTGGAGACATTTCACACAGGACCAGCTGTGTAGAGGGATTGACCAGGATTCTCTTCTTTCTTACTTCACCTCACTTTAGAAAGGGCCCAGATTTTGCAGCTCTTATTCTTACTAGAGGATACTGGTGACCCTAAATCCTCTTTATCCCTACTCACCTGTTAGCAGTTATGCCTGTATTTTATCATTCTCCCAGTTAGTTTATTGGAGTTCTTAATTTGGGAAAGATGCCTTGATCACAGCAGGCAATCTACCAGCAGATGAGTATGCACACATACAAGAAATATAACCTCACTCAGGATTTTCCAGCTTTGCTCAGACTGTGACCAGACATGGACTTACTGGAATACCACTGGGAGAGTTACGCCCTCTCCTGTAACTAATCAGTCAACTATCTGCCTAACCATTTGCCCAGATAATTCTCTACTCTGTTtatatgtatacgtgtgtgtacacacacacacacacacacacacacacacacacacacatatgcttatCTGTTACCATGGTTACTACATCACTTCCACAGACATACATAACACTTTCTGGTTTAGagattatgaatttttaaaaattgagtaacATTCAACATGCCCAGCAGAATCTCTGCTGACATACAAGCTGCCAGAGGGTTTCCCCCAACTGGAAATTAACACTGACAGGGAGAAGAAAACACCATAGAGCATCAGCATGTGTTAGGCTTGTGGCCTGTGCCCTGGAAGACTCATAGTAGCCATTTGCTGCTTGCCTACTTACAGGATGCCAGACAGGTTAGatattttttcaaacattttttcacttttctaacaAACCACTCAAACATAAGGATCATCATCCAATTAGACCAAGAAAACAAACTTGCCGCAATACACAGTACCTGGGTAGAAAAACCAGAATTTGAAACAACATGTTTGAACTCCCaagttgtttttaaaacagattgtagggacttccctggccatcccatggttaaggctctgcactcccaatgcagggaatatgggtttgatccctagtcagggaactaagatcccacataccatgtagccaaaaaaaaaaaaaaaaagactaaactttttaaaggaagagaGATTTAACAGCTTGAAAGGCTTCTAAGGTGCCAGCCTCTCTGCTTTGTGTTTTTGCATGGTATGTGATTCTCATATAGGAATAGGCAGATAGCaacactcattaaatatttactgtttaGCATAGAGTATAAATTCAAGAAGGAAAACTATTCTTAAAGGAAAGAAGGCAGGTAGGAGAATTTCtaatccaagaattattaaccaCATGCCTAATCTTCCTCCATTTCATCTAACTTCACCGACCTAGAATGAGTGGATGGGTAAACAGTTGTGTCCAGGGTGGAGGGATGAAAGGAAAGGAGTTGGCTTAGGATGTGCGGGATGGGAGTGTGTGGCTGAGAAATTGTAGAAGGGACCACAGATGTTCTTAGACTGCTCAGGAATGGAGGAGATGGAGACCGAAGTCAGTGACTTGAAAGCACAGTTGAGTTTACTAgtgcttgcctggtggctcagatggtaaagaatctgccagtaatgcaggagacccaggttcaattcccggtcgggaaggtccctggaggagggcatggcaatccgctccagtattcttgcctggagaattccatggacagagcagcattgcgggctgcagtccatagggtcgcaaacagttggacgtgactgagcgactaacgctttcagTGTGTCAGGCGGTCTGCGTGCCGGGGCAGCAGCACAGCCTCCTCGATGCCTCTCCCTGCATTTGTATCTGGCCCTGTCCAGCTGAGCACCCAGCTGGTTAGTGACCCCAGTCACTGTTTGCTTCTGCTGTCCTCGTCCCTCCAGGGGCAGGGCCTGTGGCTGATGCTCTGTTTAGTCTGTGTGATGCTCAGCACACGCCTGTTGACTCATGAGGCGCTGTTTTTGCTCTTGGTCTGAACACTGAAGGGCTCGCCATTCACTGTGACCGTGAGGAAAAGGCACCGCTCACACCCGGGCGTGTTTCACTGTTGCACATTCTGCTCCAGCGGAGGCCAGAAAACTGCTCGCTGCGCGTGTGGAGGCACCATGCCAGGTAAGGGGAACCAGTTGCTCCAGAAAGCCCTCAGTCTCCCTCTGTGCCTGTCTCCCAGCAGTGGGATCAGCCACCACCGTGACCAGGGTCAGGGTATTCAGACTCAGGCTTTGTTCCTAGGAATGTAGTCCGTGCATGTTAAATGTATCACAGTTCTGAAGGTTTCATTTAAAGCTTCTTGGTTATGGAAACTGAAATAGCAAGATGAAAAGTTCTGAGTGCTTTTAGTTTTGATACAGTTCACTGATTCTAGAAGCCCTGTGCTTCTCCTGGGATGGTCAGTTTCAGTCTGTACCCTTTCCAACAGCCTGAGCGCTGTCAAAAACATAAACCCATCCTGTTTCTTTTGAAACCTTAAAGAAATTCCAGGGATGGGAGAACAGATGAATAAATCAACTGAACCAAGTCTGGCTGTTTTCTTGGGGGAAGGAAACGTGGGCAGAAAGGTCAGCATCCCCGCAAGAAATCTAATTATTTTCGGTGTTCTGTCCTGTCCTAACTCTTACGGTGAGCCTTAACGTAGGCTCTTGTAAACTTGCATAGAAACACTTCAGGATCTATTCTGTTTATTTCTAGCATTGTGCCCTTCTCTTTTATTTAGATTTTGTTACATTAAAATCCAAACCAATTCTTCTTAAGTTCACAGTGTTAAAATAACACTGTTCTTACAACTCCAGCTAACCTTAATTGATTTGCTGTCGTCTGTCTTGAGAGTCTTCCCAACTACAGAGGCATCCGAGAGCTTGTTCCTCTCGCTGGGTTGTTTTTAGATGTAAAAATATCCATGAGTCTGAATATAGCCAGGAGTGTTAATTTCCATGGTAACTGCTGGACTTCCTTCTAAtggtttttccctctcctctttggaCCATGCAGGTGGGTACCTAGGCTGTGGCCACGGACACAAAGGCCACCCAGGACGTCCCCACTGGTCGTGCTGTGGGAAGTTTACGGAGAAGTCAGAATGCACGTGGGCAGGTGGGCAGAGCGCACCGAGGAGTCTACTGAGGACGGTGGCCCTCTGACCGCTTCCTGCGTCTATGGTCACAGCTGTGGCCAGCACGGCTTCAGATCACCAGAGGACCACAGACCTGAATTCTGAAGAAACTGatagaattaaaaacaaagtgCCTTATGTTACACCCTCAAATCCGAGGACCTCTTTGTGAGTTATTCACTTATGGCATGTATGGGCAATCGGGCACCAGAGACCACATTACATTTGTTTTCTTGGCCAGAGGTCTTTGCAGGGAGGGGGAGGTAATCGGCTATCTGGTTTAAGTTAAATGCCAGATGGTGCCCCTCATCagtgtccttttaaaaaatatgtactgTAGTCCAGTAAGATAGCTACTGTACAAAATGACTAAAATAGATTTTAGAATCACACAGTGTGTATCTTAGGTCATCTTCAAAATCAGATCGATCTTTGAAACTTGCAGTTTTTAATCACAGCTGGCTTTGTAGGAGGTGTATAACGTATGCACTACTGTTGTTAAGACAATTAGTatgaatgtgtgcatgtgtttttgTATGACTGAGCCCATTCATCATAAGTCTAAACTTGTTAGAAATAATGTATCCATGTATACTAACAAAATAGTATGTAGATTTGATCTCAGTTGTAAATAGCAAAATCTAATTCAATAAActgtaggctgctgctgctgctgctaagtcacttcagtcgtgtccgactctgtgcgaccccagggacagcagtccaccaggctcccctgtccctaggattctccaggcaagaacactggagtgggttgccatttccttctccaatgcatgaaagtgaaaagcaaaaatgaagtcgctcagtcgtgtctggcgaccccatggactgtagcccaccaggctcctccgtccatgggattttccaggcaagagtactggagtggggtgccattgccttctacctcctcaaaaaaaaaaaaaaagggtcattTCTATACCAAGGAGGCTACCTTCTATTTTGTATAGGTACCTATGCCATTGGAATTTAGAGCTCATGGGAGTAATTTAGTTCCTTACTTTTTgatacataactttttaaaaattttccccaaGCTACACATTAGATACTTGTTTCCCTCAAAGAATAAAAACCTTTCCTTGTGTCTACTTGTTGCTAGCACACCTTAAATGGATTATGATATTGCTGTTTAGGTGGGAGTGTCCCCCACTTGCCCTCTACACCATGTTCATCTCATAGCCCCCAGAGCCTAGAAGGTTACTATTTGGTCAAGGCTAGACACATAGCCTGCAAATAAAGGGGAATGCTGTTGAAATAGGACCCTACAAATTCCTTACAGATGTACTCATGCCAGGCAATCCACATACCTTCATTGTCCTCACATCTCACAGCCTTGTCTTCTAGAGAgtcattttcacttttgtctGCATATCTAGGAAATTAACTAGAAGCTTTGGCTCCCAGAGCATGCCAGCTTAACGGAAGAGAATTCTTGGGAGATGAAGTACATAGGACTGGTGCCCCAGCTCTGCCAAGGTCTTCACTGTATATATTCAGTGTGTTCACATTCAGTTCAATGTGTTCTTCTAGGATATTTGATTTCTTATATAGCAAAAACAGCatgtattaaatataattattgaaGTCTGCATCGTAAGATTCATTAAGAAGCGACTCATTATAAAGTGATGAGTTGGCTCAGGCAAAGGAAGTGAAATAATCAGACAAAACACATTGACTGTCATGTCATCATGGAATATGTTTCCTCCTTAAGGAGGTAGCTACATTGTAGCTGTAAATTTGAAGATACTATATGCTCACTCTTTTCTGGAAAGATTCCCTTCAGCTCTATCTCTGACCAAAATCTGATCTTCCCAGAAGCCCTGACGGCTCTGTAATCCTCTAAGAATATTACTTGCTCTTCCTCACTCCTTATAATCAATCACTGGGCCCAGAGGTCAGGTAACAGTTCTTTAGCTCAGCACTGCTGCTTTAAAATCAGTGGTTTTCAACCAAGAGTGAATTTGCCCCTCAAGGATGTTTAGTAAAGTCTCAGACATTTTTCCTTGCCACAGCTGGGAGCAGGGTGCCACTAGAAGCTTTTAGGGAGAAGTCAGGAATGTTGCTTATGATCAATTTGGAACAGcttcccacaacaaagaattatccaggtCAAAGTGTTAATAATGCTGCTGTTGAGAAGATTTGTTCTAGACCATTATTCCCCCTTTAAAAACGGCCAGCCTTGAAGCTCCTGTCTTTATATAACCTGAAACCTGTACGTGGTTCAGCCATCAACAGAGCCCTGAGTCATTTCTCCCTTATTCCTTGAAGATTTTAGCATCAAACTTGCTGCTACTCCAGTACTACCCCTCATCAGTCTTAGAATAATTCAATATCTATGTAGACATAATGGTTGTAATTCTATGACCAATTCTCTAATGTTCTTTATTCCCTTACTCAGCATACAGTCATACCCTAGACCTTGAGTCCACCTGCTCCCTCTGCATAATCTCAACTTCAAGCATCCTGCAACCATAACCTCCCGTCTTTCCAGCTCACCCACCTGACTCTAATTCTTCTACTTTCCTAGAGTCCCAGGATAGTGACCACCTCCCCACTATTCCTTCCTGCTGCATGTCCTTTCCTTCAGCCTTACTCAGCTTAGACTCTACAGAACATCATTGTATTCTTGCATGTAGTATCCCTCTGTCCTTTTTCCCTGGAAAAACTCCAGATTAGATTTAGATCTCCATCTAACCCAACTAAGTGGTCCTGGAGAAAAAACGAAAATGTTATGATGACTAGTCTCACTTTAAATCTGAGACCACTGATTTCAATGGACTTAGCATTGCCCAGTAGTTTGACAACATCTCTCTAGTCCATTTACTCTTCCACTCTCCCAGAAAATTATTTCATACCTCTCCTCAAACTGCAATTTGTACCCACTTCCCTTCTCCACGTATGACCTGCTTATTACTtcaccaagaaaacaaaataattcagaaGAGAATTTCCCAACCTTCCCACCATATCAACAAATCCACCCATATTCCTATAAAAAGTAAACTGTTATATGAGTTCTCGTTCCATCTCTACAACCCAAGAATGCTGCTCCAGTAATTTCTCCCTCTATTGGATGGCtcatttcagaaaataaacatgCTACAATATTCcccatcttcttttttttggtcGAACCACTGggcttgtgggctcttagttccccaaccagggattgaacccaggccctgaaCAGTaagagtgccaagtcctaaccactggaatgccagggaattccttcctcatcttaaaaaacaaattgcTGTTGATTTTTGTATTAGCGTGctagaataccacagactggggggCTTAAACAGCAAATTAcattctcccagttctggagactggaagtctgagatcaaggtgccagcggggttggtttctcctgaggcctctccttggcttgcagatggcaccGTCTCCTGTGTCATCACGTGGCCTTTTCTTTGCACATGTATCCCTGGTGTCTTTCCCTCTTCTTATCAAGACGCCAATCCTACTAATCGACGGCTCAGccacatgatctcatttaacctcAATTATCTCCTTAAAGGCCCTGTCTTCAAATATCATCACATTGCGGGTTAGGGCTTCAATCCATGAATTTGGGAAGAACATAATTCATTCAGTCCATAATGGTTTTCTTCATCACTCTCTGACAGCCACTCCATTGTTCTACTTCCCTTTAAAAAGACCTTTAAAAAGTGTGTTGTTTGTTATCTCTACTTCCCCTCCTTGTATTCCCTCTCTTAGATGTAATCCAGTCTTTCATGCTCACCACACCACAGCTCCTGTCATGGTCACCAGTAATATCCATGCCATGGAATCCAGGAGTCAGTTCTTGATCTTTATCCTTCTGTCCTACCCacagcattggacaaagctgatCACTTACTCCTCCAAGAAAGATTTTCTTCACTTGGCTTATGCATATTGCTCTTCTTAATCACCTATCTCACTGACTTTTCTTCTCAGTCTCTTTTGCtagttcctcctcctctctcctggagaaggcaatggcaccccactccagtactcttgcctggaaaattccatggacggaggagcctggtgggctacagtccatggggtcgcgaagagtcggacacgactgagcaacttccctttcgcttttcactttcatgcattggagaaggaaatggcaacccactccagtgttcttgtctggagaatcccagggatgggcaagcctggtgggctgccgtctatgggatcgcatagagtcggacacgactgaagcgacttagcagcagcagcagcagcctcctctgtccattcgcTATACCTCTAAGAGCTCCAAGAATCAGTCCTTGCATTTTCATCTCCCCTCTACATCCTAGGCGATGTCATCCTCTCATGAGTTTAAGTACCTTTTATATACTGATGACTCCTGAATTTATCTCCAGCTCCAAATTCCATTATGATTATTGTATATCCAAGAGCCTACCTAACACCTCCACTTGGATGTATCATAGGCACCTTATCTTTAAGATGTCCAAAACAGAACTCTCAATACCTAATTCTCACTGTCTGCCTGCCCACCAGCACCAAAGTGTTTCTCCTGCAgtcttttccatctctttaaaaggAAAGTCCATGTCTGTTCTTACAGATGGTAGAGCCAATCACCTTGGAAACATCCTTGACTCCCCTCCAAACCACGGGCAAATCCTGCTGGCTGTCCCTTCAAAATACATCAGCAGAGCACTGCTCCATGCACGGCTAACCATCCTGATCTAAAATACCACAATTTCTCATCTGGAGTTTTCCAACAGCCTTCTGACTAACCTCTCTGCTTTCGCCCTTAATCCTCTACAGTCTGTTCTCCACCCCACAGTCAGAGAAGTCCTTTAAAATACATCACATCATGTCACTCTTCTGCTCAGCACCCTCCAAAGacctcctgtgtgtgtgcttagttgcttcagctgtgtctgacctgcaacactatggactgtagcttggggtttcacaggtggctcaaatggtaaagaaagtgcctgccaatgcaggaaacacaagagctgtgggtttgatccctgggtcgggaagatcccctaaaggagggcatgcTGACtgactccagtatgcttgcctggaaaatcccatggacagagaagcctggtgagttatagttcatggggtcacaaagagtcagacatgactgaagcaacttagcatgcatgcatgcacagactagcttaccaggctcttctgtccatgggattctccaggcaagaatactggagtgggttgccatgccttcctccaggggatcttcccgacccagggatcaaacccgcattacttacgtctcctgcattggcaggcaagttttctaccactagcaccacctggaaagccctccaaAGGCATCCCATCTTAGAGCAGTTTCCATTACTCTATTCCAGCAAAACTGGCCTGTCTGGGGCCCTCAAACTCTGTCTTACAGCCTTTACAATCACTGTCCCTCCCTCTAGCATGCTCTTCTCACAGATACCTACATGATTCACTCCCTCATTTTGCTCAGGTTTTTGCTCCTGTGTTAAATATCATGATTGGAGaggtcctttgctgctgctgctgctgctgctgctaagtcacttcagttgtgtccgactctgtgaccccatagacgtcagcccaccaggctctcctgcccctgggattctccaggcaagaacactggaatgggttgccatttccttctccaatgcatgaaagtgaaaaagtgaaagtgaagtcgctcagttgtgtccaactcttagt
This window contains:
- the TRIM45 gene encoding E3 ubiquitin-protein ligase TRIM45 isoform X1, with protein sequence MWNFQSLLDAGGVTLEGGGARSGDGRPFLTNCPGPFLILSTNVGNMAEKRRPLLGFVGKLPSGTTAGNSGKTHCPLCMGLFKAPRLLPCLHTVCTTCLEQLEPFSVVDIRGGESDTSSEGSVFQELKPRALQPQIGILCPVCDAQVDLPMGGVKALTIDHLAMNDVMLESLRGEGQGLVCDLCSDREVEKRCQTCKANLCRFCCQAHRRQKKTTYHTMVDLKDLKGYSRIGKPILCPAHPAEELRLFCELCDRPVCRDCVVGEHREHPCDFTSNVIHKHGDSVRELLRGTQPHVEALEEALAQIKGTNNAVQERVKAVAADIRTFSEGYIKAIEEHRDKLLKQLEDIRVQKENSLQLQKAQLEQLLADMRTGVEFTEHLLTSGSDLEILITKGVVVERLTKLNKVEYSAHPGVNEKISFSPKEKAGLCRGYEVYGAINTKEVDPAKCVLQREDLHKAREKQPASFIVLCKDATGESMGRGGDNVQVTVIPNDKKDSPVKTMVHDNKDGTYYVSYTPKEPGTYTVLVCVKEQHVQGSPFTVTVRKRHRSHPGVFHCCTFCSSGGQKTARCACGGTMPGGYLGCGHGHKGHPGRPHWSCCGKFTEKSECTWAGGQSAPRSLLRTVAL
- the TRIM45 gene encoding E3 ubiquitin-protein ligase TRIM45 isoform X2; amino-acid sequence: MAEKRRPLLGFVGKLPSGTTAGNSGKTHCPLCMGLFKAPRLLPCLHTVCTTCLEQLEPFSVVDIRGGESDTSSEGSVFQELKPRALQPQIGILCPVCDAQVDLPMGGVKALTIDHLAMNDVMLESLRGEGQGLVCDLCSDREVEKRCQTCKANLCRFCCQAHRRQKKTTYHTMVDLKDLKGYSRIGKPILCPAHPAEELRLFCELCDRPVCRDCVVGEHREHPCDFTSNVIHKHGDSVRELLRGTQPHVEALEEALAQIKGTNNAVQERVKAVAADIRTFSEGYIKAIEEHRDKLLKQLEDIRVQKENSLQLQKAQLEQLLADMRTGVEFTEHLLTSGSDLEILITKGVVVERLTKLNKVEYSAHPGVNEKISFSPKEKAGLCRGYEVYGAINTKEVDPAKCVLQREDLHKAREKQPASFIVLCKDATGESMGRGGDNVQVTVIPNDKKDSPVKTMVHDNKDGTYYVSYTPKEPGTYTVLVCVKEQHVQGSPFTVTVRKRHRSHPGVFHCCTFCSSGGQKTARCACGGTMPGGYLGCGHGHKGHPGRPHWSCCGKFTEKSECTWAGGQSAPRSLLRTVAL